The window CAGCGCAGGTCAAGGAGAACCCCCAGTCAAGGCCGATGTGGTTATGAGCATGGACAGTGCTGACTTCAGCAAGATGTTCGCAGGTGAGCAGATTTGAGACCTAGCTAGAAGTTATTTTGGAAAGTTGTAACATCAAAACATAGCTTTTACTGAGACTAAACAGCCCAAGCCCAATGCAGACCTTCCAGTCGTGTatcactgggagtcaggtggctgatcggtgagggaatcgggctagtaatccaaaggttgcctgttcgattcccggtcatgccaactgacgttgtgtccttgggcaaggcacttcaccctacttgcctcggggtaatgtccctgtacttactgtaagtcgctctggataagagcgtctgctaaattactaaatgtaaatgtatcatcACTCAAACATAATCCAACACTCATGGAGCACAGTTAAACACTGATGCAGCACTGCTAGTTCACTTTTACTTTCACTTGTGTAACACTTGCACTCTTGTTGGCCTCTCAGGCAAACTAAAGCCTACCATGGCCTTCATGTCTGGCAAGCTGAGGATCAAGGGAGACATGACAATGGCCATCAAGATGGAGAAGATGATGTCCATGATGCAGAAGTCCAAGCTGTAGTCAATGACAATGCTGCGAGAATGTGCAGTTTGATCTGAATGTGTGGGAAGCAAATTGTCTGCCTTTTGTAACATGCAGTTTCTGTTAATAAATAAAGTGctctaattgtaaaactgttagTTTGCAGTTGATGCATATTGAAGACCACTGGGTGAAAAGGGATGAACTTACAGGAATGCTTTAAAGGGCTGTACtgtacacattcatacacaagtACATTTCTATGTAATTAGCTATAACACTTGGTTACATGACGATTAGCATTATTAGTTTATTAATAACTCGTGACGTAATTAAATGTCCTCCATATTTCCGGTGAACGGCAaaggtgttttttttatataatttgGGAAATAAACGACCTGTTTGCCTTTTAGTGCGTGAGTCAGTCTTACTATTAGCAAATCTTTAAGAAAACATCTGGGTAAATGGCAAGTTATTCCTTTTCGTTACAGAGGAAATAAACAGTTACCACAGAGCAAAGGTAACTATTGTTATAGTTTGTTTCAACTAAGCTACTGCATTAACAGATTTAGGtacgctagctagttagctggctATCGTCACGTAATTAGTGCTAGCTAGCGTTCTAGTCTACCTACTGTTCCAAGCAGGGTTCTTTTGTTCCAGCTAGCTATGCTACCACGCATCTAACATAATATGAGATAGCTTGCTACAGTATATCGTTGTGATAGGTAACAAATTGATTGTGTGATCATATATTAATGGTGTGGAATACAATGCTTGCCCGGTAGGTATCTAGTCCCATTAGCTGTGACTGGCGTGATGTGTTATGCATAGACTGTATTGATGCCATCGATGATGCTCGGACTCTCAATCTTACCATCTTACTTAGCTACTGGTACAGTAGCCTAGCCCCATCTCATTGACAACCTGATGTGATGGTGTAAATTAGTTGGTCGAGTCATAGTTGTATTTTGTCGGTTATAGATTAGGTTAATGATGTCAGTTGTTGACAGCGGTGGTAGGCTGGTGGAAATCTCTAATATAATCTGTACCACACGTCTACCTCTTActgttagttagctagctggctagctagccagGTAACTGTAACTGGACGTGATTCCAACAGGCTAGCAGCACACTCTTCAGTAATGTTGTATGCATCTCAGCGAGGGTTTGTATGTCCAAAGATTCTAGAATCTAGAAGTTAAATGGTCCACTACCAGCATCAATACCagtcaaaaataataattttccACATTCGAATTTGGAAACTATAAACAGCAAGTTAGGGGTCACATACTGTTTTATAACTTATAACATAGTCAAATGTTTTATTATATGTCATAATTTACGGTTATAACATATAATGAATGATAGTTAATGTTAGCTAGCTGCAAAGTGAGCTTGGGTTGCTGTTACCATGGCAACCCAGTCTTTAACGATGGGACATCCCAGCCAAGTTCAGCATGAGCTAAACATAGCATAGCATGGTCTGGCTCGTGAGCTCTGAAGTGATTGTATTGTCAAAAAACCTTGTCTATTCTACGACCCTCCCCTCATAGGAAAAAGGAGCTCTTGATGGAGGACTGCCTGCACACTTCCTCAGAGAACTTGTCTAAGCTGGTGCGCTGGGCCCACAGCCACGGCACAATCTGCAGCCTCATCCCGGGCCTCAAACACCTCCTCACCGAGGGTTCCCATAGCAACCTCACCGCCATGTGGGGTTGTGGTGCCGGCCACGCCTACCACTGgcctctgacctcctcctgCAGGCCAGGGCAGAAAGAACGGGTTTCGTGTTACCAGGACAACCGGGGAATGCTCTCTGAGGCGGGGCCCCAGACCGGCACCGGCAGTGATCGCTTCCTGGCCAGGGCCTCGAAGGCCAAAGGGGGGAGCAACCAGACGAGGGACTCGTGTGACTTCTCCAACTGTAGTGAGCCCTCGGAGGCAGACGACAACACGGAGGAGTTTGGCAGCAACCTGTTCGACACGGCGTGCGAGTCGTCAGCCACGGATGAAGACGGGGAGTATGAGCCTCAGCACCCTGCCAGGAAGAGGGGGGGCACcccgggggggtcagggggtctgCGGTCAGAAGACAAGGCCGTGAAGAGGATCAAGCTGGAGGTGTCTGAGGACTATTACATGGTGGCTAACGGCCAACAAGCTCCAGCAACCGACTCGGACCCAAAGGCCACAAATGCCTCCGCCCGGCCATATGTGGGACACGGCTTTCCCACCAAGCCTTCCTCTGGGGATGGAGACGGTCTGGttgccgcctcctcctcctccctactctGCCCATCCGCCCCTAACACCTCTTTAGCCAAGCTGGCCTGTGGCCTGGCACCCCAGCCTTCACTCATACACCAGGAGCTCTGCTCGGGGCCCAGCCAGAACATGAGCCTCTCCAGGGAGACCCGGCCGGTGGGCCCCGGCCCCGGTGACCTCCTCCTGGGCTCTGAGGAGCTGCTGAGGGCTGGAGAAACAGGCCTGGGGGAACTGAAACCTGAGCTGGAGCTGGCAGCGCAAACTCTGGCCAGCAGCACTGACACCACAGGAGAAGCAGCAGGTACCTGTCTGTCAGACCGACGCCCGAGCACCACGACATCAGACGCATCCGCAACACTGACCACGGTTGTGGTCTCCAACCCCTTCAAACGAAATGGATGCTCCATTTATTTCGGGTGTGTtaactgtgtttgtgggtgtgtgtgtgtgccgcagCGGGTCCGGGGCCGGGTGAGATCGAGCGTCTGCGCGCGCTGCTGCAGGCGGAGAGGAGCCGCAGCGAGCTGATGGGGGAGACGATCAGCAGCCTGAAGCAGGACAAGGAGCTGCTCCAGCAGGAGCTCACCAAGAAGGCCGAGCTCATCTGCGACTTCCTGCAGGACCAACTGCGTCCAGGTACCGTTTTTTGCACGCTACGCGCGTGtgcgtacagtacacacacacacacacatcccctgtcTGTGTCGTCACgttctccctgtcctctctcgcTGCCCctccagagaagaggagggctcACTCGTCCAATCACATGGAGCCGGGCAGCTCCCACATGGCGTCGTTTGTCGAGGAGGCGGCCTTCGATTCGCCAGTGCTCTTCGACTCCTTTGAGGAGGTGGAGCTCCATCCCCTGGATCgccacagaggcctgaagagcaAGAGGAACAGGGACGGAGAGAACACGCGCGTCCGGAGTAAgaccctgtaccctacacactTACATCATATCACCCCAACCCCTGTACCTTACACACTTACATCATATCGCCCCAAcccctgtaccctacacactTAAATCATATCGCCCCAAcccctgtaccctacacactTACCTCATATCACCCTAAtccctgtaccctacacactTACATCATATCACCCCAAcccctgtaccctacacactTAAATCATATCACCCTAAtccctgtaccctacacactTACATCATATCACCCTAATCCCTGTACCCTACACATTTACATCATATCACCCTAAtccctgtaccctacacactTACATCATATCACCATAAtccctgtaccctacacactTACATCATATCACCCTAAtccctgtaccctacacactTAGATCATATCACCATAATCCCTGTACCCTACACATTTACATCATATCACCCTAAtccctgtaccctacacactTACATCATATCACCCTAATCCCTGTACCCTACACATTTACATCATATCACCATAAtccctgtaccctacacactTACATCATATCACCCTAATCCCTGTACCCTACACATTTACATCATATCACCATAAtccctgtaccctacacactTACATCATATCACCATAAtccctgtaccctacacactTACATCATATCCCCCTAACTACTACACTCAACCCACAACTCCTCCACCCTAACCCCTGTACCCTAACTCCTACACCCTAACCCCTGTACCCTAACTCCTCCACCCTAACCCCTGTACCCTAACTCCTACACCCTAACCCCTGTACCCTTATTCCTACACCCTAACTCCTACACCCTAACCCCTACACCCTAACTCCTACACCCTAACCCCTACACCCTAACTCCTACACCCTAAGCTCTTCCAGGGTCAGGAGTTGCATTCTAACCATGTCTCCCTTCCACAGTGAAGAACGTCGTCGGCGTGATTGCCCGCTACATGGCGGCGCTCCAGGAGTTCAAACGCAGCGTGTCCATGAAGGTGGCGTTCGACCGCGTGGGCGTGGACCGCAACACCATCTCCCGCACGGCAGCCATTGCTGAGCTGAGCCTGGCGGCACCCGAGGTCTTCCACGCGCTGGCGCCTtgggatgagaaggaggagacgCTGGCACACTATGCCCACAGATGCCGGCAGGCGATGGACGACAACATCAAAGCCAAGATCAAGAGCATGAAGGCCAAAGGAGACCTGCTGCCAATTGTCAGCAAGTAGGTCCGAAACCATTGACTGGCTGGGTACCTCAAACTGGCTAGACTAGGGGGGGACTTATAGAGGTCTGGGCCTGAGTATGTAGTGTGTGCCTGCCTTGGTCTGGTCTAATGGGCTTGGACCTGGGGTTGGAACGTGTGGTTCAGAATGCCAGGAgcttgtggggaggagaggtttGGGGCTTGGGAATGTCTCCTTAGCATCACCCTGTTCAGATGGGGTCATTTGTTTTATCTGTTGCCTGGCTGTCCCTAAAGTCTGGTTTAAACTCAATCACTCAACATTTGACTATCATGTTATTGATAGTTGAATGCAACTATGAGCCAGCCTTCCTTCTGCCCCAGCATCCCTAACCCCTGGACTAACCAAAACCCTGAACTTTATTGTTGGGCACAAAAGATATTCACCATAATCACTAATATTTATGTGAAAAAGATATGTTGTTTTTAATCATGTATATATCCCTATTAGAGATCCCCAGTCCAGTAAAATCTCCCACGTGTTTTTGTAATTGCATGTTCACTTTTAGCTGTGATCTGGTGTGGtccgagctgtgtgtgtgtgtgttttgttctcTAGAGTTTCTGGGCGTCTGTGTCCATCTGCAGTCAGAGATTGTTTAACACTAACACATCCTTCTGAGGCCACTTTGCAGAATGCATAAGCTGTTACCAGCAGTGGGAAAGCAGAAGGCATATGAAAAAGTAAGATTTGAGAGACACTGAAGTCAAATGAAATGACAAATCAATATATTGTTTTCCATCAAAAGGTCTTCTTTGCAGATCTCCATGGTACATACTCTCTCAGATTGATTTTAATACTCAGGCTCGGCACCATTGACATCTACAAACGAGCCCAGCTAACTACTGAAAGCCTGGTTATGACCTTCAGCCTCTGAATATTCTGTAGCTTGTCTGGCCCTCATGTTTTACAATCAGATCACCTAAAAGCCTGAGGACTTGTTTGACTGTTACACCCACACCTTTAGAAGATAATTCAAAAAACAATGCCTGACCTACATATGATGGTGTTTAATGATGAAATGATAAATGTATACAGTACCAATGAATAATAAGTGCTTGGGAAAATATGTCAGCTGGAAGCTGTGTTCAAATTTAATAGCATTGGTAGTACACTTACTGTTCACTTGATCTTAAATTGAATATGCCTTaataaaaacattacaaaagCAAAACATAATCCACACGTGTCACATCCCCCCcaacctctccctcagtctctcccaccacctctcatctcccaaccccccttcccaccccacTCCTCATTGTCCTTCGGGGTCTAGTCGAGGCAAAACTGGCAGGATGAGGTTCCCAAAGGACGAATCTTGGGTGATGAAGAATCCGGAAGAATGAGCGTGAGCATGCTGCAACACAAATGCAGGATCACCTACTACAGTAGAACTACAAATCTGCCGATGTTGGCAAACCTCCTGTCTAGGTACTGGAGTTAATAAGCATTGAGAGAGTAACACCAGACAATAAATAAGACTCAATAATAATGAATAAATCAAAGATGCAAAAATTGCTTTGACCCATCAGAAGTCTTCTCCAGCCACAGGCCAAATTAACCCTGACCCTAGGCACCAGGTTCTGACCGGCTCATAGATGGAGTGAAATATAACTGATATGGATATTCCCACAAGGGGTGTCATCTATCAAAACCTATAGTCAAAACTCATTTACTTCCTGTCTAACCTGTGAGACCAGACTTACCTGAAGGGCAGCTTTCTGCTGGGCTGCAATATGCTGTTGCTCTGCATGGTCTCGAAAGTCTTTATTTACTGCTGGTCTTGATAAAGGGATActgagaaaaaaacatttaaagaagggggggggggggttaggcgaCTCTCGCTGAATAAACAGATGTACGTGACGTTTCTatagatgtgtctgtgtcttcaaAATAGAGGTGTGAGTCTACAAATCTACAAACCTCGCTCCGGGATTAATGGTCTGGTTTTGAATAAGGCGCCTTTTCTCCTTATCCAGTTCAGCCAATATGGCAACGCGGTTTTTGTTCTGGAAACCTTTGATCAAAATCAAATATATTTAGACTAGTTGTCAACAAACATAGTGGGGGCACAATTTGACGTTTTGGAATCGGTTGTCTTGGCGATACCTACCTTGAGCAGGAGGATTTGCGGCCATGTCAATTTGTGTCTGCAGTTTTGCTCAGCAGCTCTACTTCAAGAACTAGCGTTACTGCCTGGGCTGGATGAGGCTAAGATGAAAGACAAGGAGTCTAAATATGAGCTGATGTATGTCTTTTTATCGGTGGCAGACCATACCAGATATCTCACTAGGCTTACATGATTAGCTAGCCGTTAAAGTTTAGCTTTTATTTACCACACACAACGTaacaccagagaatgtctaacaCTATCAATAAAACCACGTGATATATGCAGCATTTTGTTTCACTACCGGGTACTGCTATTTCACTTCCGACTCTGGTTAACGTGGATCGACTTGGAGAAACTGGCCTCAGAAGTCCTCAAAAGCACTTCCGGTTTTGCGAAATTTGACTTCAAAATAAGAGTGGGGCCTAAAAAGTTAACTAATGTGTGGCGCAAAATAAATTGAAAATAGCTCATCTGAGTAGGACTAACTCTAACTCAAAACATTTTTTACAGTTCTGAttattttcgtttttttttttactctgacCTCTCAAAAGTCAATGCAGCAATCAGCATACCAACAAGTTTGTGGGAGTTTGGAGAAGTTTAGAAGAGTGTCAGTATAATGGTCAGTTAATTTGTTAAGTACTTATTATAGGCCGATGGTTTCTCACGTTTGCATTAGTGAATCTTTGATTAGTAAATAGCAGTTTAGTACCTAAGTTGAGCACCCTACTCTACCCTCTTTCACCTCTATAAGAAATGGTTTAAAAACTGTTTTACTCAAAAGTCttaataaaacaataaaatcAGTTCATACAATAAAAAAAGTCATTTTACACCCGTGCTGACGATATAGGCTACATACCAGTATTATTGCATATTCAGATACCTCTCATGTTCTTGAATCCATTTCATCCCCATGTTGAGGGGGAAGAAAAGCTACAGTTTTCCCAGTAGGCTATCATAATTTTTAACCCCAAAATACCTACCATTTTAACAGTTGATTAATGATTTGACTCAAAGAGTTTACTTTGGACATTAAATTGTATAAAAACGGGTTAGTTCACtgacctttattttgaaaaatgtgGAAGAAGAGGAAATTAAATTCTTTGTTGTGGCCGCCTTTACCTTGTTTAGTCCGAGTCAGCTGACAGCTGTGTGCAGCCAGCAGCGGGTGTACCATCTGACACACAGCGCTGGAATAATCTTCAAACAAATCACTCCGTCCGGGCCTGACCACAAAGATAGAGATTGTCATATCGAAAAATCCCTTTTGGTTCCTCTTCGCTCGCACAATGAGTGCTGGCACTCCTAAATCACTGGCGTCGTCAGGGCAGCTACCCATCCAGGAGGTTTGCCACCCTCTCTCCGCGGAAGACTCCGCTCTCACACCCAGTCCAGATGTAGCAAACACCGCCAGCGCTGGGGACAAGGTAAGACATCCACAGGGACCAGCTGCACAACGGAGTATAATCATAATGCACAGTGTATAATAATACATTATTGCATGGCTTTATTatacaaacacattttcataatagaaaccagtgtgtgtgcgtgtgtgcgtgtttgtttgtatgtgtgcaccAGTAGGTCATATCAGTGCTATGTATGTAGACTGGTTAACCATTAACCATATTGTCTCTCTGTTTTGTTGCTTCAAGGCAGCAGGAAAGGCTTACTGCTAGCTTGGTCCTGGCTGGCAACATCATGAAATGTAGCTTAGAATCTCCCCATCAGCAGAGAATGTCTCGACGCTGCACTTAGTGGGGTAGCTGACAGACGAGGAATACTGTACATTTGTTGAACAGTCGGAGACAGAATCAAGCAAGACCTCAAACAATAGAATCAGTGTTCACTGAAGCAAGAACGAAgaataaaaaaagagagaaaacattCTATCGCTtctttgtttgtatttttgtttcCCTTGGTGATGCAGAGCTGAACATTCCTCCCTCGCTTCTCTCCGCCTAGGAACTAAGCTTACCCAATGGCACGCCGGTCGAGACCTCCAGCCCCGcctcatcatcctctctcctgaACCGCCTGCAGCTGGATGATGACCCTGACGGAGAGACTCGTGACCTGTTCGTTACCGTGGACGACCCCAAGAAGCACGTGTCCACCATGGAGACGTACATCACTTACCGAGTCTCGACCAAGGTCCTCAGCACCACTCACCCGTAGTGTTTGATCTAGACAAGGAGTGCAAATTGAGTTTGTCTCTCACACCGATGTGCCAGCAGATTCTGTGGGAGAGGCTCTACCAGAGCAGTGCACTTGCAGCTGCAGGAATGAAGATATATCTTAGCTATTTCCTCTAGAAGTAGGCATGGAGTTTAACTACTGTCTTACTGTTGTCTCCCTGTGCTTTCAGACGACGCGGGTGGAATTCAACCTCCCAGAATACTCTGTCAGGCGACGCTATCAAgactttgattggctgagaAACAAGCTGGAGGAAACTCAGTCCACACACCTGATTCCTGTAAGTTCCTATTCTCCAGTCTGGGGCCAGTTTCCTGTTCTCCAGTTCTAGAACCTACCACTTACATTTGGTACTGAAACTAGAACCTATATTCTGCACGGGAACTCAATTACTGTTGTGGATATAAAACCTTGAACCCACTCTGTATTCCAGTAACCTATAACCTATTGTCTTAAAGGTGATGAGTAGATGAACTTGGTTCTCGTTTCTCTGCTTGCAGCCTCTTCCAGAGAAGTTTGTGGTGAAAGGCGTGGTTGACCGTTTCTCTGAGGAGTTTGTGGAGACGAGAAGGAAGGCGCTCGACAAATTCCTGAAGCGTGTGGCTGACCATCCTGTCCTGTCCTTCAACCAGCACCTAAatgccttcctctcctccaaggTCAGTGTATCATTTACCTCCTATACAGGTCATACTTGGATGGCTGCGAGGCATTAATGCTGTGTAATAAACAatgatgcatgtgtgtctgtgctggtgtgttCAGGACCTGAACAAGAGACAGGGCCTGGCCTTACTGACAAAGATGGGGGAGTCTGTCAAATACGTGACGGGGGGGTACAAGCTGCGGGCGCGGCCGCCCGAGTTCATCTCCATGGGAGACTACCTGGACATGTTCACCCAAAAACTGGGAACCATCGACAGGATCGCTCAGAGGATCATCAAAGAACAGTCAGGTAtggcctccactccactcctctcccacaccctgacctctgcctcctgaaccctgacctctgtcctctgtcctcAGAGTACCTGGTGGAGCTGAGGGAGTATGGGCCCATCTATTCCAGCTGGGCGGGGTCGGAGGTCGAGCTGCAGGAGCCTCTGGAGGGGGTGGCGGGCTCCGTGGCCACCAGCGGCAGCGCGCTGGAGGAACTGACGCTGGACATGAGCGAGGATTTCCTGCCCGTGCTCCGAGAGTACGTCCTCTACATCGACTCCATGAAGGTAGGAGTGTGTCCATGGTGACCATGCATGAAGCATTTCCCTCTCCAGAATGGTGTTTAACCACTAGTAGCTATCATTGTTGGACATCTTTTTATTCCTCCCTGAC of the Osmerus eperlanus chromosome 14, fOsmEpe2.1, whole genome shotgun sequence genome contains:
- the LOC134033473 gene encoding uncharacterized protein LOC134033473 isoform X2; protein product: MEDCLHTSSENLSKLVRWAHSHGTICSLIPGLKHLLTEGSHSNLTAMWGCGAGHAYHWPLTSSCRPGQKERVSCYQDNRGMLSEAGPQTGTGSDRFLARASKAKGGSNQTRDSCDFSNCSEPSEADDNTEEFGSNLFDTACESSATDEDGEYEPQHPARKRGGTPGGSGGLRSEDKAVKRIKLEVSEDYYMVANGQQAPATDSDPKATNASARPYVGHGFPTKPSSGDGDGLVAASSSSLLCPSAPNTSLAKLACGLAPQPSLIHQELCSGPSQNMSLSRETRPVGPGPGDLLLGSEELLRAGETGLGELKPELELAAQTLASSTDTTGEAAAGPGPGEIERLRALLQAERSRSELMGETISSLKQDKELLQQELTKKAELICDFLQDQLRPEKRRAHSSNHMEPGSSHMASFVEEAAFDSPVLFDSFEEVELHPLDRHRGLKSKRNRDGENTRVRMKNVVGVIARYMAALQEFKRSVSMKVAFDRVGVDRNTISRTAAIAELSLAAPEVFHALAPWDEKEETLAHYAHRCRQAMDDNIKAKIKSMKAKGDLLPIVSK
- the snx30 gene encoding sorting nexin-30, whose product is MSAGTPKSLASSGQLPIQEVCHPLSAEDSALTPSPDVANTASAGDKELSLPNGTPVETSSPASSSSLLNRLQLDDDPDGETRDLFVTVDDPKKHVSTMETYITYRVSTKTTRVEFNLPEYSVRRRYQDFDWLRNKLEETQSTHLIPPLPEKFVVKGVVDRFSEEFVETRRKALDKFLKRVADHPVLSFNQHLNAFLSSKDLNKRQGLALLTKMGESVKYVTGGYKLRARPPEFISMGDYLDMFTQKLGTIDRIAQRIIKEQSEYLVELREYGPIYSSWAGSEVELQEPLEGVAGSVATSGSALEELTLDMSEDFLPVLREYVLYIDSMKNVLKKRDQVQAEYEARLEAAALRRDEGLPVPVEVEKCQDRLECFNADLKADWERWQSNKRQDFRQLLTGMADKNIQFYQKCQASWESIIPLLHNKKEGEEEEEEEEEEEEEDEEEKKTEIN
- the inip gene encoding SOSS complex subunit C, with amino-acid sequence MAANPPAQGFQNKNRVAILAELDKEKRRLIQNQTINPGASIPLSRPAVNKDFRDHAEQQHIAAQQKAALQHAHAHSSGFFITQDSSFGNLILPVLPRLDPEGQ
- the LOC134033473 gene encoding uncharacterized protein LOC134033473 isoform X1 is translated as MVWNTMLARKKELLMEDCLHTSSENLSKLVRWAHSHGTICSLIPGLKHLLTEGSHSNLTAMWGCGAGHAYHWPLTSSCRPGQKERVSCYQDNRGMLSEAGPQTGTGSDRFLARASKAKGGSNQTRDSCDFSNCSEPSEADDNTEEFGSNLFDTACESSATDEDGEYEPQHPARKRGGTPGGSGGLRSEDKAVKRIKLEVSEDYYMVANGQQAPATDSDPKATNASARPYVGHGFPTKPSSGDGDGLVAASSSSLLCPSAPNTSLAKLACGLAPQPSLIHQELCSGPSQNMSLSRETRPVGPGPGDLLLGSEELLRAGETGLGELKPELELAAQTLASSTDTTGEAAAGPGPGEIERLRALLQAERSRSELMGETISSLKQDKELLQQELTKKAELICDFLQDQLRPEKRRAHSSNHMEPGSSHMASFVEEAAFDSPVLFDSFEEVELHPLDRHRGLKSKRNRDGENTRVRMKNVVGVIARYMAALQEFKRSVSMKVAFDRVGVDRNTISRTAAIAELSLAAPEVFHALAPWDEKEETLAHYAHRCRQAMDDNIKAKIKSMKAKGDLLPIVSK